Proteins co-encoded in one Ooceraea biroi isolate clonal line C1 chromosome 9, Obir_v5.4, whole genome shotgun sequence genomic window:
- the LOC105279901 gene encoding hatching enzyme, which produces MLDRRYGGAVCPNDLDGPGKVLAHATLPTGARDDVSEVHIDHREAWHIALTPNPQNSHHLLRTLIHEIGHSLGLSHTTDENSLMYAYSPAVDWPVVLGMEDVLAVRNLYGAAKDEPSTAVPAEPTVVQTTTTPATTTTASPEPPDPCTWRDIDTLLVLGKRLFIT; this is translated from the coding sequence ATGCTGGACCGTAGGTACGGCGGCGCCGTTTGTCCCAATGACCTCGATGGACCGGGCAAGGTGCTCGCTCACGCAACGTTACCCACAGGGGCCCGGGACGACGTGTCGGAGGTGCACATAGACCACCGCGAGGCGTGGCACATCGCGCTGACCCCCAATCCGCAGAATTCGCATCATCTGCTGCGAACGCTCATTCACGAGATCGGTCACTCGTTGGGGCTGTCGCACACCACGGACGAGAACTCGCTCATGTACGCGTACTCACCCGCCGTGGACTGGCCGGTGGTGCTCGGTATGGAGGACGTTCTTGCCGTGCGGAATCTCTACGGCGCCGCGAAGGACGAGCCGTCGACCGCGGTGCCCGCCGAGCCTACGGTCGTACAAACGACTACGACGCCGGCGACTACGACGACGGCATCGCCGGAACCGCCCGATCCGTGCACCTGGCGCGACATCGACACCCTGCTCGTGCTGGGAAAGCGCTTGTTCATCACGTAA
- the LOC105282282 gene encoding uncharacterized protein LOC105282282 yields the protein MADVLDIAGEPVFDERIVGLETHTYNPYANTSFRYSDEIRIPIQQQDLYTLPCESYLYIKGMFSIVGTSAGEGGDLVAHKDQARLVNNCAAFLFDEIRYELNGVEIDRSRNVGVTSTLKNYASLTHVHANILQNAEWSVVNNTSGPGDFNLCVPLGMLLGFCEDYRRVVINARQELVLIRARNDNNCVVQSSDRHEPKIDLHKVQWRMPHVYLNEINNLRLLRTLENGRFLSMAFHSWDLYEFPLLQSTTTHTWVIKAATQLEKPRYVIFALQTGRRNVVTKDASLFDECDLSNVKLFLNSEFYPYDDMHLDFTKNRYAVLYDMYTRFRRAYYALDRDDDGAMLTMSKLLHCGPLVVIDCSRQNEAVKSATVDVRIEFDCRRNVPPETTASCLIPHDRVVEYNPLTSVVRRVI from the coding sequence ATGGCCGACGTGCTTGATATCGCCGGTGAACCGGTCTTCGACGAGCGCATAGTCGGCCTCGAGACCCACACGTATAACCCGTACGCAAACACCTCGTTTAGGTACAGCGACGAGATAAGGATTCCCATACAACAGCAGGATCTGTACACGTTGCCCTGCGAGAGCTACCTGTACATCAAGGGTATGTTCTCGATCGTCGGGACGTCAGCTGGAGAAGGAGGTGATTTAGTGGCGCACAAGGACCAGGCGCGACTGGTGAACAACTGCGCGGCGTTCCTGTTCGACGAGATTCGTTACGAGCTCAACGGCGTTGAGATAGACAGGAGCCGAAACGTCGGCGTCACGAGTACGCTCAAGAACTACGCGTCCCTGACTCACGTGCACGCTAACATCCTGCAGAACGCGGAATGGAGCGTGGTGAACAACACGTCGGGACCGGGTGATTTCAACCTCTGCGTCCCTCTCGGGATGTTGCTGGGGTTCTGCGAGGACTACAGACGCGTGGTGATCAACGCGCGACAGGAACTCGTTCTGATTCGCGCGCGTAACGACAACAACTGCGTCGTGCAGTCGAGCGACCGACACGAGCCGAAGATAGACCTGCACAAGGTGCAGTGGCGCATGCCGCACGTGTACCTGAACGAGATCAACAACCTACGGCTGCTGCGCACCCTCGAGAACGGACGATTTCTCAGCATGGCGTTTCACTCGTGGGACCTGTACGAGTTCCCACTTCTGCAGAGCACGACCACACACACCTGGGTCATTAAAGCGGCTACGCAGCTGGAAAAACCGCGCTACGTCATCTTCGCGCTGCAGACCGGTCGAAGGAACGTCGTGACGAAGGACGCCTCTCTGTTTGACGAATGCGACCTCTCCAACGTAAAGCTATTTCTCAATTCGGAATTCTACCCCTACGACGACATGCATCTGGACTTTACGAAAAATCGGTACGCAGTGCTGTACGACATGTACACCAGATTCCGCAGAGCGTACTACGCGCTCGATCGGGACGATGACGGTGCGATGCTGACGATGAGCAAGTTACTGCACTGCGGTCCGCTCGTAGTTATAGACTGCTCTAGGCAGAACGAGGCGGTGAAGAGCGCCACCGTCGACGTACGTATAGAGTTCGACTGCAGGCGTAACGTCCCGCCCGAGACCACGGCTTCCTGCCTCATACCTCACGATCGCGTAGTAGAGTACAATCCGCTTACGAGCGTGGTTCGACGAGTCATATAG
- the LOC113562578 gene encoding uncharacterized protein LOC113562578 yields MVSYPTLELRASWPRRITDLGLSPNALINAALNSHTDRTYVIYSDYAVLEMDECNMTARGYHTLRPFSRVYRRRCARPTTTDGHLYFVHRDRFFAYNEFTETVTRSEEFDLDAIGVTCPREDILRKLWDLLARLARSSVAFD; encoded by the coding sequence ATGGTATCTTATCCCACCCTCGAGTTACGCGCGTCGTGGCCGCGACGTATCACGGATCTCGGGCTTTCGCCCAACGCGTTGATCAACGCCGCGCTGAACTCGCACACGGATCGCACCTACGTCATATACAGTGATTACGCTGTACTGGAAATGGACGAATGTAACATGACGGCTCGCGGGTACCACACGCTGCGACCGTTTTCCCGGGTATACCGTCGTCGGTGCGCACGGCCTACCACTACCGATGGACACCTCTACTTCGTTCATCGGGATCGCTTCTTCGCGTACAACGAGTTCACCGAGACCGTGACGAGGTCCGAAGAGTTCGATCTCGACGCGATCGGCGTGACGTGTCCTAGGGAGGATATCCTGCGGAAATTGTGGGATCTGCTCGCTCGACTCGCTCGTTCGAGCGTCGCGTTTGATTAG